A single window of Hymenobacter sp. APR13 DNA harbors:
- a CDS encoding dienelactone hydrolase family protein, which produces MPLMFRCLRSGLLLVTLLLTGAAARAQATAAVTPSAPAAGAAPLTELLAYPAAPVQLNVLSTTLANGVQVQDVTFASVAGQLPVQAYVVRPAGPVPAGKLAGVLFVHWYEPSRPTSNRTQFLDEAQELARRGTVSLLVSTFWSDSSRYQRRRWQDDYQNTLHQARDLRRGLDVLLAQPGVDAARIGLVGHDYGALFATLVAAVDGRARAHVHIAGTARFADWYVLGLGRRVPHGPDSAAYRRQLLPLEPPTVLPGTRAQAVFYQLGENDFYTPRASFLEFYQLCGAPRKRLATYPARHGMDAPIIRVDRLEWLGRELALPAAVPALLPAPPAATGRRP; this is translated from the coding sequence ATGCCCCTGATGTTCCGCTGTCTTCGTTCTGGCTTACTGCTGGTCACTTTACTGCTGACCGGCGCGGCCGCCCGCGCTCAGGCTACCGCCGCAGTGACTCCTTCCGCCCCGGCGGCCGGGGCCGCCCCGCTCACCGAGCTGCTGGCCTACCCGGCCGCGCCGGTGCAGCTGAACGTGCTCAGCACCACGCTGGCCAACGGGGTGCAGGTGCAGGACGTGACGTTTGCCAGCGTGGCCGGGCAGCTGCCGGTGCAGGCCTACGTGGTGCGCCCGGCCGGGCCGGTACCGGCTGGCAAACTGGCGGGGGTGCTGTTCGTGCACTGGTACGAGCCCTCTCGACCCACGTCCAACCGCACCCAGTTTCTGGACGAAGCCCAGGAACTGGCCCGGCGCGGCACGGTGTCCCTGCTCGTGTCCACGTTCTGGTCCGACTCCAGCCGCTACCAGCGCCGCCGCTGGCAGGATGACTACCAGAACACCTTGCACCAGGCCCGCGACCTGCGCCGGGGCTTGGACGTGCTGCTGGCCCAGCCCGGCGTGGATGCGGCCCGCATCGGCCTAGTGGGCCACGACTACGGCGCCCTGTTTGCCACCCTGGTGGCGGCCGTGGATGGTCGTGCCCGCGCCCACGTGCACATCGCCGGTACCGCCCGCTTTGCCGACTGGTACGTGCTGGGCCTGGGCCGCCGCGTGCCCCACGGCCCAGACTCCGCGGCCTACCGCCGCCAGCTGCTGCCGCTGGAGCCCCCTACGGTGCTGCCTGGCACCCGCGCCCAGGCCGTGTTCTACCAGCTAGGCGAGAACGACTTCTATACACCCCGGGCCAGCTTCCTGGAGTTTTACCAGCTCTGCGGTGCCCCGCGCAAGCGCCTGGCCACCTACCCTGCCCGCCACGGCATGGACGCACCCATCATCCGGGTAGACCGGCTGGAGTGGCTGGGACGGGAACTGGCCCTGCCCGCCGCCGTACCCGCCCTGCTGCCTGCCCCGCCGGCTGCAACCGGGCGCCGGCCCTGA
- a CDS encoding aspartyl protease family protein, translating to MRIRLLLLLCLLTRAWGLKAGAQPVPQGFRFERPRARTGRLPYLSQRNLLVVPVHLNGTGPYNFLLDTGVGTSLITDPALEAVLGRPRGACYVVRGAGEGPGTRAWAIDSVQVKLPGVVAPAGRFLLFAEAGFDLTAYVGMPVHGILGHDFFASFVVSQCPEREELVLYAPARYRPPRRRGWVQLPLDLEGQRPYLTLPVQLSDSLRLPLRLLLDTGAGHALSLETAADRRIQVPDRHLRTPLGYGLSGPVHGCLGRVPELLVGPYPLPQVLTSFPDDAPVHVRTAEERHGSLGAELLKHFDAVIDYPHNRLLLRPGRLFRQPFEHDMAGVELLATGPDLRRYLITRVEAGSPAEAAGLCPGDELVAVDLRLAHTFSLTQLSTLLHAADGRRLLLIVRRGEGEGELLTMQLRLRRQI from the coding sequence ATGCGTATCCGGTTGCTACTGCTGCTCTGCCTGCTCACCAGGGCGTGGGGGCTGAAAGCCGGGGCCCAACCGGTTCCGCAGGGTTTTCGGTTCGAGCGGCCCCGGGCCCGCACCGGCCGGCTCCCGTACCTGAGCCAGCGCAACCTGCTGGTGGTGCCGGTGCACCTGAATGGGACCGGGCCCTACAACTTTTTGCTCGACACCGGGGTGGGCACCTCCCTCATTACCGACCCCGCGCTGGAGGCCGTGCTGGGCCGGCCCCGGGGAGCGTGCTACGTGGTGCGGGGCGCAGGGGAGGGCCCCGGTACCCGCGCCTGGGCCATCGACAGCGTGCAGGTGAAGCTGCCGGGCGTGGTGGCGCCGGCTGGCCGTTTCCTGTTGTTTGCCGAAGCCGGTTTCGACCTGACGGCCTACGTGGGCATGCCGGTACACGGCATCCTGGGCCACGATTTCTTCGCCAGCTTCGTGGTAAGCCAGTGCCCGGAGCGCGAGGAACTGGTGCTGTACGCCCCGGCCCGCTACCGGCCGCCCCGCCGGCGCGGCTGGGTGCAGCTTCCGCTGGACCTCGAAGGCCAGCGCCCTTACCTGACGCTGCCCGTGCAGCTGAGCGACTCGCTGCGCCTGCCCCTGCGCCTGCTGCTGGACACGGGGGCGGGCCATGCCCTGTCGCTGGAAACCGCCGCCGACCGGCGCATTCAGGTACCGGACCGGCACCTGCGCACGCCGCTGGGCTACGGCCTGAGCGGGCCCGTGCACGGCTGCCTGGGGCGGGTGCCGGAGCTGCTAGTGGGGCCTTACCCGCTGCCGCAGGTGCTCACCTCCTTTCCGGATGACGCACCGGTGCACGTCCGCACGGCGGAAGAACGTCACGGCAGCCTGGGGGCCGAACTGCTCAAGCACTTTGACGCGGTGATTGACTACCCGCACAACCGGCTGCTGCTGCGGCCGGGGCGCCTGTTTCGGCAGCCCTTCGAGCACGATATGGCGGGCGTAGAGCTGCTGGCCACCGGCCCCGACCTGCGCCGCTACCTCATTACGCGGGTAGAGGCCGGCTCCCCGGCCGAAGCCGCTGGCCTCTGCCCCGGAGACGAACTGGTGGCCGTGGACCTGCGCCTGGCCCACACGTTTTCGCTCACGCAGCTCAGCACCCTGCTACACGCTGCCGATGGCCGTCGTCTGCTGCTCATCGTGCGGCGGGGCGAGGGCGAGGGTGAATTGCTAACCATGCAACTGCGCTTGCGCCGCCAAATCTAA
- a CDS encoding DUF6624 domain-containing protein: MPVPVDTTLRRTLSAIYRADQDIRRQYMQILDQSGRHSRPADSLGRLMQRTDSLNLQQVRQILDAHGWVSYQRIGSEANQALFLVIQHADLPTQQRYLPWLRRAVHRHEAQPSALALLQDRVALDRGRRQSFGSQIGFDEATNTAYVLPLRCPARVDARRRRMGLGPLAEYVRQYNITWNAAAHRRACRSKGSTLWSSH; encoded by the coding sequence ATGCCCGTTCCGGTAGACACCACGCTACGCCGCACGTTGTCGGCCATCTACCGCGCCGACCAGGACATCCGGCGGCAGTACATGCAGATCCTGGACCAGTCCGGGCGCCACAGCCGCCCCGCCGACAGCCTGGGCCGCCTGATGCAGCGCACTGACAGCCTGAATCTGCAGCAGGTGCGCCAGATTCTGGATGCCCATGGCTGGGTGAGCTACCAGCGCATCGGCTCTGAAGCTAACCAAGCATTGTTTCTGGTCATTCAGCATGCCGACTTGCCTACACAGCAGCGTTACCTGCCCTGGTTGCGCCGGGCCGTGCACCGGCACGAGGCCCAGCCCAGCGCCCTGGCCCTGCTGCAAGACCGTGTTGCCCTGGACCGGGGCCGCCGCCAATCTTTTGGCAGCCAGATTGGTTTCGATGAAGCTACCAACACGGCTTACGTGCTACCACTCAGGTGTCCGGCCCGGGTGGACGCCCGGCGACGGCGCATGGGGCTGGGCCCGCTGGCCGAGTATGTGCGCCAATATAACATCACCTGGAATGCAGCGGCCCATCGACGAGCATGCCGCTCCAAAGGTTCGACTTTATGGTCCAGTCATTAA
- a CDS encoding flavin monoamine oxidase family protein: protein MPGSAAFPPSPLPILIIGAGVSGLTAARELHAAGRPVLVLEARERVGGSTLAVPALPGHPEVDWLDLGATWGWAHHPYLLALAAELGMSFFEQPSAGATTYQTAPDVVHRLPQRSGSAGYLRLPGGAAALCRALARALPEASLQLGTQVTGLRALPGPDGRTRAVEVTATRHGTQHTYQAAAVVVALPPRLAAHSLQFSPPLPPDLQRTMQAVPTWMAHSMKVLAVYAEPFWRRAAQSGFAVSQVGPLVEIHDASPTSGAVGALFGFFATPHPLRAALAAQRQAAVVQQLSQLFGPDAGRPLAYHELDWTQEPLTSVPADADAPTQVPLQGPPLLRQACWHGTLLWAGAETSASEWGRLDGAVEAGRRAVRQLLQPA, encoded by the coding sequence ATGCCTGGTTCCGCTGCTTTTCCGCCTTCCCCGCTGCCCATCCTGATTATCGGGGCGGGCGTGTCGGGCCTCACCGCCGCCCGCGAGCTGCACGCCGCCGGCCGCCCGGTGCTGGTACTGGAGGCCCGCGAGCGGGTGGGCGGCAGCACGCTGGCCGTGCCCGCCCTGCCGGGCCACCCCGAGGTTGACTGGCTGGATCTGGGCGCCACCTGGGGCTGGGCCCACCATCCCTACCTGCTGGCGCTGGCTGCCGAGCTGGGTATGTCGTTTTTCGAGCAGCCCAGCGCCGGCGCTACCACCTACCAGACTGCCCCCGACGTCGTGCACCGTCTGCCCCAGCGGTCGGGCTCGGCGGGCTACCTGCGCCTGCCCGGCGGCGCGGCGGCCTTGTGCCGGGCGCTGGCCCGCGCACTGCCCGAGGCCAGCCTGCAGCTCGGCACCCAGGTCACTGGCCTGCGCGCGCTGCCCGGCCCCGACGGCCGCACCCGGGCCGTGGAAGTGACGGCCACCCGGCACGGCACGCAACACACCTACCAGGCGGCGGCCGTGGTGGTGGCCTTGCCCCCACGCCTGGCTGCCCACAGCCTACAGTTCAGCCCGCCGCTGCCACCCGACTTACAGCGCACCATGCAGGCCGTGCCAACCTGGATGGCGCACTCCATGAAAGTGCTGGCCGTGTACGCCGAGCCGTTCTGGCGCCGGGCCGCCCAGTCGGGGTTTGCCGTGAGCCAGGTGGGGCCGCTGGTGGAAATCCACGACGCCTCGCCCACCTCCGGCGCCGTGGGGGCGCTGTTCGGCTTTTTTGCCACCCCGCACCCGCTGCGCGCCGCCCTGGCCGCGCAGCGGCAGGCCGCCGTGGTGCAGCAGCTCAGCCAGCTGTTCGGGCCGGACGCGGGCCGGCCCCTGGCCTATCACGAGCTGGACTGGACCCAAGAGCCGCTCACCAGCGTGCCCGCCGACGCCGACGCCCCCACCCAGGTGCCCCTGCAGGGGCCGCCGCTGCTGCGCCAGGCCTGCTGGCACGGCACGCTGCTCTGGGCCGGGGCCGAAACCTCCGCCAGCGAGTGGGGCCGCCTCGACGGGGCCGTGGAAGCCGGCCGCCGCGCGGTCCGGCAGCTGCTGCAGCCCGCCTAG
- a CDS encoding IS3 family transposase, whose translation MPEPAWQVAVRQAFAHHSQRYGTHRLRAEVQAQDHRGSRWRICPVLKAHGLRAQQPCSFVPRTTETDPAVRAAPNRLLGQPAPTAPNRVWVGDITYLPRQGGGWLYLAVWLARCLRKIVGWHVRETMPEDLVSEALRRALVVRRPAAGLIVHSDQGRQYTATRFKDLVSRYGAVQSMSRRDNCYDNAHAESFWSRFKAELLDGGSFPGLAEARLEISHHIAYYNTTQHGTPPFSAQL comes from the coding sequence GTGCCCGAGCCGGCCTGGCAAGTAGCCGTGCGCCAAGCGTTTGCACACCATAGCCAGCGCTACGGCACGCATCGGCTGCGGGCAGAGGTGCAGGCTCAGGACCATCGGGGGAGCCGCTGGCGCATTTGCCCCGTGCTGAAAGCCCACGGCCTGCGGGCACAACAGCCCTGCTCATTTGTGCCCCGCACCACCGAGACGGACCCGGCCGTGCGCGCCGCGCCCAACCGCTTGCTGGGCCAACCAGCCCCCACCGCCCCAAACCGGGTGTGGGTGGGTGATATCACGTACTTACCCCGCCAGGGCGGCGGCTGGCTCTACCTGGCCGTCTGGCTGGCCCGTTGCTTGCGCAAAATCGTGGGCTGGCACGTGCGCGAAACCATGCCTGAGGACCTGGTGAGTGAGGCGCTGCGTCGCGCCCTGGTGGTGCGCCGGCCGGCAGCCGGGCTCATCGTGCACTCCGATCAGGGCCGCCAGTACACGGCTACCCGCTTCAAAGACTTGGTCAGCCGCTATGGGGCCGTGCAAAGCATGAGCCGGCGCGACAATTGCTACGACAACGCCCACGCCGAATCCTTTTGGAGCCGCTTCAAAGCCGAGCTACTCGACGGTGGCAGCTTCCCTGGGCTGGCCGAAGCCCGGCTCGAAATCAGCCACCACATCGCCTACTACAACACAACACAACACGGAACGCCGCCATTTAGCGCTCAGCTATGA
- a CDS encoding sensor histidine kinase, with translation MLIRNKLILRFTLLVVGIQLILSGFIYYFQASAREQRFASRLLGKATMTTRLLVRQQALEASEPRPQPVFRRRDLLTIPGEQVSIYDAGQHLLYTSADGLSQKENSRQLSRIRPGRPLRFTAEGQETVGSTFRYRGQLYYVFAAGQDPAGQQQLRQLRLLLLAGNVGALVLIILAGWYFAEQALRPISGVVRQVEQITAARLSTRVAEGNGTDEIAQLARTFNQMLGGVEQAFESQKSFVSHASHELRTPLTTLLGTLETSLAYDPDLPQTQASIRSAVEEIRKLIDLSNSLLALAQADDASFQREPVSFDDCLTQALSYCQGKYPGRVIRLHFGELPAPLPDALFVVPGNARLLTTAIFNLLDNACKYSAGPVEATLRYGAPTRLRLEVADQGIGIAPAELAQVLAPLYRAENARSRPGYGVGLSITQKIVRLHGGDVQLTSAPGQGTTVVLELPAA, from the coding sequence ATGCTGATTCGCAACAAACTGATTTTACGCTTCACCCTGCTGGTAGTCGGCATTCAGCTGATTCTGTCGGGGTTTATCTACTACTTCCAGGCCTCGGCCCGCGAGCAGCGCTTTGCCAGCCGCCTGCTGGGCAAGGCCACCATGACCACCCGTCTGCTGGTGCGCCAGCAGGCGCTGGAAGCCAGCGAGCCGCGGCCGCAGCCAGTGTTCCGGCGCCGCGACCTGCTCACGATTCCCGGCGAACAGGTCAGCATCTACGACGCCGGGCAGCACCTGCTTTACACCAGCGCCGACGGCCTCAGCCAAAAGGAAAACTCCCGGCAGCTGAGCCGCATCCGGCCGGGCCGGCCGCTGCGCTTCACGGCCGAAGGCCAGGAAACCGTGGGCAGCACTTTCCGCTACCGCGGCCAGCTCTACTACGTGTTTGCCGCCGGCCAGGACCCGGCCGGCCAGCAGCAGCTCCGACAGCTGCGCCTGTTGCTGCTGGCCGGCAACGTGGGGGCGCTGGTGCTCATCATTCTGGCGGGCTGGTATTTTGCCGAGCAGGCGCTGCGGCCCATTTCGGGGGTGGTGCGGCAGGTGGAGCAGATCACGGCGGCCCGCCTGAGCACTCGCGTGGCGGAGGGCAACGGCACCGACGAAATTGCCCAGTTGGCCCGCACCTTCAACCAGATGCTGGGCGGGGTGGAGCAGGCGTTTGAGTCGCAGAAAAGCTTTGTCAGCCACGCGTCCCATGAGCTGCGCACGCCCCTGACCACGCTGCTGGGCACGCTGGAAACCTCGCTGGCCTATGACCCCGACCTGCCCCAGACCCAGGCCAGCATCCGCTCGGCCGTGGAGGAGATCCGCAAGCTCATTGATCTGAGCAACAGCCTGCTGGCGCTGGCCCAAGCCGACGATGCCTCGTTTCAGCGCGAGCCGGTATCCTTCGACGACTGCCTCACCCAGGCTCTGAGCTACTGTCAGGGCAAGTACCCCGGCCGCGTCATCCGCCTGCATTTCGGCGAGCTGCCGGCCCCGCTGCCGGACGCCCTGTTTGTGGTGCCCGGCAACGCCCGCCTGCTGACTACGGCCATCTTCAACCTGCTCGACAACGCCTGCAAGTACTCCGCCGGCCCGGTGGAGGCCACCCTCCGCTACGGCGCGCCCACCCGCCTGCGCCTGGAGGTGGCCGACCAGGGCATCGGCATTGCGCCCGCCGAGCTGGCGCAGGTGCTCGCCCCACTCTACCGTGCCGAAAATGCCCGCTCGCGCCCCGGCTACGGCGTGGGGCTGTCCATCACGCAGAAGATTGTGCGCCTGCACGGCGGCGACGTGCAGCTGACCTCGGCCCCGGGCCAGGGTACCACCGTGGTGCTGGAGCTGCCCGCTGCCTGA
- a CDS encoding SusC/RagA family TonB-linked outer membrane protein, with amino-acid sequence MNKPLLCLLGPALVLSVPALAQTRSVAGRVTDRSTGEALPGVTVLLKGTSTGVSTNADGSFTLPVPAAGGTLVFSSIGYTTVERDLGTEAQVDLALAPDTKQLGEVVVTAFGIERETKSLTYAVQEVQGAEVQRVGQPNVTNALQGKVAGVVVRQSSGMPGASSQITIRGSRSFTGNNQPLYVVDGLPIESNADPNFTGLVSGTDASSRALDLNPNDIESISVLKGGASSALYGLRGANGVVVITTKKGRGARKPVVSFSSDYQVDRVSVLPELQSTYAQGTGGAFNQNTSLSWGPRLTALDPTVLDKGGRPLVPGKAYDNVEPFFQTGRTATNALNLSGGNELGNFAVGLAYTNQQGIVPTTGLNRYNAKAAATFNLSPKLQLGASANFSDVVIDKIPSGSNLSNPLFTTYYAPRSYDLWGIPFEDPANPNLQVHYRAAIDNPRWALKHNSFREQTSRTFGSTTLRYQLQPWLTLNYLAGADYFATTGKEFYDLGSGYTGGRTAIPSGGQVRDYTITQRQVNSNASLGLDKDLTESLNVNLLLGTELYDIRNVYRNMVGNGVTQGGLRQIDFTVTQQTFETNRNRRVVGFYGRAGASWKELLYLNASLRQDYVSNLARGNRAFLYPSVGLGVVLTQLAKLPEQGLSFAKLRASYAEVGQQPEEEYPTRNVYVVGGSGTGFLTDNFAFPFNGLGAFSLSDQLRSPDLRPQNTRTVEVGADLRFWRNRITLDYTYYVQRSDRQIFAVPMAPETGYSSRLINAGALRTRGHEVSLSALVTQKEQDTWRLGANFTSYRNQVQELAPGVDNIFLGGFVTPNVRAQAGQVYPILFGSRYARTEAGDVIVDDDGYPTAADENGPIGNVQPDFELGLTSNMTYHGLGLDLQVDVRRGGQAYAGNTRLAKLYGMDRQTEDRESDFVFPGVKAVRDAGGNVTGYVPNDIVIKRDQVYWSQLLDPIEESHVYRTDFVRLRELALSYSLPQSLLARTKVVSALTVSLTGRNLALWTKYPNFDPETSVGGAGNFQGLEYVSLPQTRSFGVGLRATF; translated from the coding sequence ATGAACAAACCCTTACTCTGTCTGCTCGGGCCGGCTCTGGTGCTGAGCGTGCCGGCGCTGGCCCAAACCCGTAGCGTGGCCGGGCGCGTGACCGACCGCAGCACCGGCGAGGCCCTGCCCGGCGTGACGGTGCTGCTGAAAGGCACCAGCACCGGCGTGAGCACCAATGCCGACGGCTCGTTTACGCTACCCGTGCCGGCAGCGGGCGGTACGCTCGTGTTCAGCTCCATTGGCTACACCACCGTGGAGCGCGACCTGGGCACCGAGGCGCAGGTGGACCTGGCTCTGGCCCCCGACACCAAACAGCTGGGCGAAGTAGTGGTAACGGCCTTCGGCATTGAGCGGGAGACCAAGTCGCTGACCTACGCCGTGCAGGAAGTGCAGGGCGCGGAGGTGCAGCGCGTGGGCCAGCCCAACGTCACCAATGCCCTGCAAGGCAAGGTAGCGGGCGTGGTGGTACGCCAGAGCAGCGGCATGCCGGGGGCCTCTTCGCAGATTACCATTCGGGGCAGCCGCTCCTTTACCGGCAACAACCAGCCCCTGTACGTGGTAGACGGGCTCCCCATCGAAAGCAATGCCGACCCCAACTTCACCGGGCTGGTGAGCGGCACCGATGCCTCCAGCCGAGCCCTGGACCTGAACCCCAACGACATCGAGAGCATCTCGGTGCTGAAGGGCGGGGCGTCCTCGGCCCTGTACGGGTTGCGCGGAGCCAACGGCGTGGTGGTCATCACCACCAAAAAGGGCCGCGGGGCGCGCAAGCCGGTGGTGTCGTTTTCGTCGGATTACCAGGTGGACCGCGTGTCGGTGCTGCCGGAGCTGCAAAGCACTTACGCCCAGGGCACGGGCGGCGCGTTCAACCAGAATACCTCCCTCTCGTGGGGCCCGCGCCTGACGGCCCTGGACCCCACCGTGCTGGATAAGGGCGGCCGGCCGCTGGTGCCGGGCAAGGCCTACGACAACGTGGAGCCGTTTTTTCAGACGGGCCGCACCGCTACCAACGCCCTGAACCTGAGCGGCGGCAATGAACTGGGCAATTTCGCCGTGGGCCTGGCCTATACCAACCAGCAGGGCATCGTGCCGACGACCGGGCTGAACCGCTACAACGCCAAGGCGGCGGCCACGTTCAACCTGAGCCCCAAGCTGCAGCTGGGCGCCTCAGCCAACTTTTCCGACGTGGTAATCGACAAGATTCCGAGCGGCTCCAACCTGTCGAACCCCCTGTTTACCACCTACTACGCCCCGCGCAGCTACGATTTGTGGGGTATTCCGTTCGAGGACCCGGCGAATCCCAACCTGCAGGTGCACTACCGCGCGGCCATCGACAACCCCCGCTGGGCCTTGAAGCACAACTCTTTCCGGGAACAAACCAGCCGCACCTTCGGCAGCACCACGCTGCGCTACCAGCTGCAGCCCTGGCTCACGCTCAACTACTTGGCCGGGGCCGACTACTTCGCCACCACGGGCAAGGAGTTTTACGACCTGGGCTCGGGCTACACCGGCGGGCGCACGGCCATTCCCTCGGGCGGCCAGGTGCGCGACTACACCATCACGCAGCGGCAGGTGAATTCCAACGCCAGCCTGGGCCTGGACAAAGACCTGACCGAAAGCCTGAACGTGAATCTGCTGCTGGGCACTGAACTCTACGACATCCGCAACGTGTACCGCAACATGGTGGGCAACGGCGTGACCCAGGGCGGGCTGCGCCAGATTGACTTTACCGTGACCCAACAGACCTTCGAAACCAACCGCAACCGCCGGGTGGTGGGCTTCTACGGCCGGGCCGGGGCCAGCTGGAAGGAACTGCTGTACCTCAACGCCTCGCTGCGCCAGGACTACGTGTCGAACCTGGCCCGCGGCAACCGGGCCTTTCTCTATCCATCGGTGGGCCTGGGCGTGGTGCTCACGCAGCTGGCCAAGCTGCCCGAGCAGGGCCTGAGCTTTGCCAAGCTGCGGGCCTCCTACGCCGAGGTGGGCCAGCAGCCTGAGGAAGAATACCCCACCCGCAACGTGTACGTGGTGGGTGGCTCGGGCACGGGCTTTCTGACCGACAACTTCGCTTTTCCCTTCAACGGCCTGGGGGCCTTCTCGCTCAGCGACCAGCTGCGCAGCCCCGACCTGCGCCCCCAGAATACACGCACCGTGGAGGTGGGCGCCGACCTGCGCTTCTGGCGCAACCGCATCACGCTGGACTACACCTACTACGTGCAGCGCTCCGACCGGCAGATTTTTGCCGTGCCCATGGCCCCCGAAACCGGCTACTCCTCACGCTTGATTAACGCCGGCGCCCTGCGCACCCGCGGCCACGAGGTGAGCCTGAGTGCCCTGGTGACGCAGAAAGAGCAAGACACCTGGCGGCTGGGCGCCAACTTCACCTCCTACCGCAACCAGGTGCAGGAGCTGGCCCCGGGCGTGGACAACATCTTCCTGGGCGGTTTCGTGACGCCCAACGTGCGGGCTCAGGCGGGCCAGGTGTACCCCATCCTGTTCGGCAGCCGCTACGCCCGCACCGAGGCCGGCGACGTCATCGTGGACGACGACGGCTACCCCACGGCGGCCGACGAGAACGGCCCCATCGGCAACGTGCAGCCCGACTTTGAGCTGGGCCTGACCAGTAACATGACCTACCACGGCCTGGGGCTGGACCTGCAGGTGGACGTGCGCCGCGGCGGGCAGGCCTACGCCGGCAACACCCGCCTGGCCAAGCTCTACGGCATGGACCGCCAGACCGAGGACCGGGAGTCGGACTTCGTGTTTCCGGGCGTGAAGGCCGTGCGCGACGCCGGCGGCAACGTGACCGGCTACGTGCCCAACGACATTGTGATTAAGCGCGACCAGGTGTACTGGAGCCAGTTGCTCGACCCCATCGAGGAGTCGCACGTGTACCGGACCGACTTCGTGCGCCTGCGCGAGCTGGCGCTGAGCTACTCTTTGCCCCAGAGCCTGCTGGCCCGCACCAAAGTAGTCAGCGCCCTAACCGTGTCATTGACGGGCCGCAACCTGGCCTTGTGGACCAAGTACCCCAACTTCGACCCGGAAACCAGCGTGGGCGGGGCCGGTAATTTCCAGGGCCTGGAGTACGTGTCGCTGCCGCAGACGCGCAGCTTCGGCGTGGGCTTGCGGGCCACGTTCTAG
- a CDS encoding response regulator transcription factor, translating to MKILLVEDEPKLASFVKKGFESEGYEVDVAYDGRMGKSLLQQNPYAVAILDVNLPYHNGFELCRLIRATHPHQPVLLLTALDSLQDKVEGFGAGADDYLAKPFAFQELLLRVRALTRRLSSPGAGRRVLGAADLELDLDTKRITRAGQRIELTTKEYSLLEYLLRNRGRVISRVDIAEKVWDLHFDTNTNIIDVYVSFLRKKLDKGYATKLIHTVVGMGYVLREG from the coding sequence ATGAAAATACTACTGGTGGAAGACGAGCCCAAGCTGGCCTCGTTCGTAAAAAAGGGGTTCGAGAGTGAGGGCTACGAGGTGGACGTGGCCTACGACGGACGCATGGGCAAGTCGCTGCTGCAGCAGAACCCCTACGCCGTTGCCATCCTCGACGTGAACCTGCCGTATCATAACGGGTTCGAGCTGTGCCGCCTGATCCGTGCCACGCACCCCCACCAGCCGGTGCTGCTGCTCACCGCCCTGGACAGCCTGCAGGACAAGGTGGAGGGCTTCGGGGCCGGCGCCGACGACTACCTGGCCAAGCCCTTCGCCTTTCAGGAGCTGCTGCTGCGCGTGCGCGCCCTCACGCGCCGCCTCTCTTCGCCCGGCGCGGGCCGGCGGGTGCTCGGCGCCGCCGACCTGGAGCTGGACCTGGACACCAAGCGCATAACGCGCGCCGGCCAGCGCATCGAGCTGACCACCAAGGAATACAGCCTGCTGGAATACCTGCTGCGCAACCGCGGCCGCGTGATTTCGCGGGTGGACATTGCCGAGAAGGTCTGGGACCTGCACTTCGACACCAACACCAACATTATTGACGTGTACGTGAGCTTTCTGCGCAAGAAGCTCGACAAAGGCTACGCCACCAAGCTCATTCACACGGTGGTGGGCATGGGCTACGTGCTGCGTGAAGGCTAA